In a genomic window of Brettanomyces nanus chromosome 1, complete sequence:
- a CDS encoding uncharacterized protein (BUSCO:EOG09340HLC~EggNog:ENOG41), which translates to MAVTPLLKLNAQAIAITHTVCSISAFLVALIIGCCLHYYKIVRNEHYGYPDEWFPSVSATIGDRYPERSVFQILIALTSGPRFLLLFADYLCLYRSNSVLPKFALISGIVRTVSCGGWVYITSTDDHDFHDFCMIAYIVLTIPWDASITLLSPPGSIQRRRRKYTAILFFASLIPLIYLFIQHKVHKVPGAYSHYAYFEWSLIILDITFDAWSIKDFEDLYIEVRASRDNDDYFNVNFEAKAIQEKQNEKHEIGNEHNHLVPKSSNASYLRSLVDIVNSFIFWSVYTSLYLCIWYFPLWNMGISGYEASAAATFAPLLLCIPGVQRLFTAKPQVARFLCCLFGIGAYLVTEPATRLLIIAAGVAFGCIALATEISAYGSLNNVGAIRSYATSFTLGVALSSLAKFAFWTENPIWPIMNSKTGGWNKTGLTVGLISALFTRLPSRTLKREESDAAKESADASTSSPSFLLTAFGFGALIFSISAMLTDTSTIILWTWDGYPVRGPTPVPYGAVSLTAMCIGIYLGMRHGSRKFIKLLTAQGVVGAFLLYKFRHWVGYMGGLMYIVWLSGIIPVCLHQMSKFHRRTGSIFLLSFVVTCIITLMHVWIVAYAFVPGGSYLRERTDIVLGLSVVLIVGLVLNYTSPVVNTNRTNPALKKTINFCIAIAVLSCIIATQRIPKEKPVPYHPDSRVLTTGIWTIHFGLDNDMWASQTRMIDAMRDLEVDVFGMLETDTERIIMGNRDLTERIAEELNMYTDYGPGPNKHTWGCALFSKFPILNSTHYLMPSPAGELACAIHATLDAYGEPVDVVVFHSGQEEDVEDRRLQSNGLAEVMGSSDKPMILMSYLVTKPLEGNYNTYVSDKSGMHDIDPSDDDRWCEYVLYKRLHRIGYARVSRGTITDTEIQSGKFIVPKSGESYDETYSQNRIEESVVPEDMRYPKIFYGEGVRGHHYHVFDEPRYFE; encoded by the coding sequence ATGGCTGTCACACCATTACTTAAGCTAAATGCCCAAGCTATAGCCATTACACATACTGTGTGCTCAATAAGTGCTTTCCTTGTCGCTTTAATCATTGGATGCTGCCTTCACTACTACAAGATTGTTCGGAACGAACACTATGGTTATCCTGATGAATGGTTTCCTAGTGTCTCCGCCACTATCGGTGATAGATATCCCGAACGATCTGTCTTCCAGATTTTGATCGCTCTAACGTCCGGTCCAAGGTTTTTACTCTTGTTCGCCGATTACCTATGTCTTTACAGATCAAACTCAGTACTACCCAAGTTTGCCTTGATCTCAGGAATTGTGAGGACTGTGTCCTGTGGTGGATGGGTTTATATCACTTCCACCGACGACCACGATTTTCACGATTTCTGTATGATTGCTTACATTGTGTTGACAATTCCCTGGGATGCTTCCATCACTTTGCTTTCACCCCCCGGTTCTATCCAACGTAGACGCAGAAAATACACTGccattcttttctttgcctcTTTGATACCTTTAATTTACTTGTTCATCCAACACAAGGTTCACAAGGTTCCGGGTGCTTACTCTCACTACGCCTACTTCGAATGGTCTCTAATAATTTTGGATATTACCTTTGATGCTTGGTCTATTAAGGACTTTGAGGATTTGTACATCGAGGTGAGAGCTTCCAGAGACAATGACGACTACTTCAACGTTAATTTTGAGGCAAAGGCTATCCAGGAAAAGCAGAACGAAAAGCACGAGATTGGTAATGAACACAATCATCTCGTTCCTAAGTCTTCCAACGCTTCTTACTTGCGCAGTCTTGTTGATATTGTCAATTCCTTTATATTCTGGAGTGTTTATACCTCGCTTTACTTGTGCATTTGGTATTTCCCTCTTTGGAACATGGGTATATCTGGTTATGAGGCTTCTGCCGCAGCAACCTTtgctcctcttcttctttgtatTCCTGGGGTTCAACGTTTGTTCACTGCCAAGCCTCAAGTGGCAAGATTCCTATGCTGCCTATTCGGTATCGGAGCATACTTGGTCACAGAACCGGCCACTCGTTTACTCATTATCGCTGCCGGTGTTGCTTTCGGTTGTATTGCATTGGCCACGGAAATTTCTGCTTACGGAAGTCTCAACAATGTTGGCGCCATCAGGTCATACGCAACTTCGTTCACTCTTGGCGTGgctctatcttctttggccaaattcGCCTTTTGGACTGAAAACCCTATCTGGCCGATCATGAACAGTAAAACTGGAGGCTGGAATAAGACTGGTTTGACCGTTGGTTTGATTTCTGCTTTATTTACTAGACTTCCATCGCGGACACTAAAACGAGAAGAATCAGATGCTGCTAAAGAATCAGCAGATGCTTCTACCTCGAGtccttccttccttctCACCGCATTTGGATTTGGTGCCCTTATCTTTTCCATTTCTGCCATGCTCACCGACACTTCTACCATCATCTTGTGGACGTGGGATGGATATCCAGTGAGGGGCCCAACTCCCGTCCCTTACGGTGCTGTATCTCTAACGGCCATGTGCATTGGTATTTACTTAGGTATGCGTCATGGAAGCCGCAAGTTCATCAAACTCCTAACAGCACAGGGTGTTGTTGGTGCCTTCTTGCTCTATAAATTCCGTCATTGGGTCGGTTATATGGGTGGCCTAATGTACATTGTCTGGCTTTCTGGCATTATTCCTGTGTGTCTCCACCAGATGTCCAAGTTCCACCGTAGAACTGGTAGCATCTTTTTACTATCATTTGTGGTTACTTGTATTATAACGTTGATGCATGTTTGGATTGTCGCATATGCTTTTGTCCCAGGTGGATCATATTTGAGGGAAAGAACCGATATAGTGCTTGGCCTCTCAGTGGTGCTCATCGTTGGTCTGGTGCTTAATTACACTTCTCCCGTTGTTAATACAAACCGTACGAACCCAGCCCTCAAAAAGACAATCAATTTCTGTATTGCCATCGCCGTACTTTCCTGTATAATTGCCACGCAAAGAATTCCTAAGGAGAAGCCTGTTCCATATCATCCGGATTCCCGTGTCCTTACAACAGGTATCTGGACGATCCATTTTGGTTTAGATAATGATATGTGGGCCTCCCAAACTAGAATGATAGATGCTATGAGAGATTTGGAAGTCGATGTGTTTGGAATGTTGGAAACGGACACAGAGAGAATCATTATGGGTAACAGGGACTTGACGGAAAGAATTGCTGAAGAACTTAATATGTATACCGACTACGGTCCAGGTCCTAACAAACACACATGGGGATGTGCATTGTTTTCGAAATTCCCTATCTTGAATTCTACCCACTATCTAATGCCATCTCCAGCGGGTGAATTGGCTTGTGCTATTCACGCCACGTTAGATGCTTACGGCGAGCCTGTGGATGTTGTTGTATTCCACTCGGGCCAGGAGGAAGACGTAGAAGATCGTCGTCTTCAAAGTAATGGTCTTGCAGAAGTTATGGGTTCCAGCGACAAGCCAATGATTCTTATGAGTTACTTAGTGACGAAGCCATTGGAAGGAAATTACAACACGTATGTCAGCGACAAGTCTGGTATGCACGATATCGACCCATCCGACGACGACCGTTGGTGCGAATACGTCTTGTACAAGAGGCTTCACCGTATTGGCTATGCTAGAGTTAGCCGTGGAACAATTACCGATACCGAGATCCAATCTGGTAAGTTCATTGTTCCTAAGTCGGGCGAAAGTTACGATGAGACATACTCTCAGAATAGAATAGAGGAATCCGTTGTGCCCGAGGATATGAGATATCCAAAAATTTTCTACGGTGAAGGTGTTAGAGGTCACCACTATCACGTGTTTGACGAACCAAGATACTTCGAGTAA
- a CDS encoding uncharacterized protein (EggNog:ENOG41): MSFELDIVGGLSTASKSDRLVDVKGDLIAYTSGQRVIVCKLESQNVRNPFKWKRFYYTKYKTGEKRASSIPVSCDRFGFPLSPSPIIVQSQPSQSPRLNMLEQFVQSKPSKLTNISCIALSPNEQLLAIGEVGVTTGRILVYSLAPDAAQHPLFVIKSHRFGVAMLEFSPDSQLLCSLGVRRDSSMKIWSISGEQRPVLMADVTVPTAVIRPIWFNSKTIITLGKAHLKVWDMDSSCSFKGHNILIQESLSRSKFIDAAVLGIEGIIILASDGRLGYLDLDSQPLYLSFLTQLSSSVLRILVDYESMVLTTAGDGIQLIPLSDTPASQSIAHSSIDKLISGMWSCSHHGLIYLNDGCLYAVDSTLKGDSCQLVDSLKGTLTGLKRSFDHQIVAWSAEGDVTTFLQGGFPSLIASLGNSGEELTALDMYKGNLVQATNRGVVSFYRKYSNSYEKIASFQSHQAIVKSVIFFQVKGLLAAASGAQDGTISVFIQPESNGLLWERVKILSGKGKASVIKLLFINGCLLAALSDKTIGVYRISNQMVGGLIVSSEMSVQLTALPLDIGIYENQLLVSTDGRQLVSFSLRGFLLSETRQFADGNGLPIRISCFSIKHGYLLIGSSTGEVLVFDYKNGTLLAEQYGDSRITSIILDDTCKRLITASEDRCIQFWKCRYDVARAPMTPHTLHDVLTGLHTPLSLKSTPSRNTYSPQSSSDFIGSTVSQLEQLQHGIATGKVNVQKNSKAISNLDAELKTTINLLQDRRRRAFDDKENIIG, encoded by the coding sequence ATGTCATTTGAATTGGATATAGTTGGAGGACTATCCACAGCCTCCAAATCGGATCGTCTTGTCGATGTTAAGGGCGATTTAATTGCATATACCTCTGGTCAACGAGTCATTGTTTGTAAGCTTGAATCTCAGAATGTGAGGAATCCATTCAAGTGGAAGCGATTTTACTACACAAAGTACAAAACTGGAGAGAAAAGGGCATCCAGTATTCCTGTTAGTTGCGATAGGTTTGGCTTTCCCTTAAGTCCTTCACCGATCATAGTGCAATCACAGCCCTCACAAAGTCCCCGACTGAATATGCTTGAGCAGTTTGTTCAATCCAAACCCTCAAAGTTAACCAACATTAGTTGTATAGCGTTATCACCAAACGAGCAACTTTTAGCcattggagaagttggtgTCACTACCGGTAGGATTCTTGTGTATTCTCTTGCACCAGATGCTGCTCAACATCCTCTTTTCGTGATTAAATCACATCGCTTCGGTGTGGCGATGTTGGAATTTTCGCCTGATTCTCAACTCCTTTGTTCCCTTGGAGTCAGAAGAGATAGCTCAATGAAGATCTGGAGTATCAGTGGTGAGCAAAGACCCGTTCTCATGGCTGATGTCACTGTGCCTACCGCTGTAATTAGGCCTATATGGTTCAATTCTAAAACTATTATTACTTTGGGGAAAGCACATTTAAAGGTGTGGGACATggattcttcttgttcttttaAAGGTCATAATATTCTGATCCAGGAAAGTCTGTCCAGGAGTAAATTTATCGATGCTGCTGTTCTCGGAATTGAAGgtattattattcttgCTAGTGACGGTCGGCTCGGATATCTAGATTTGGACAGCCAGCCTCTATATCTTTCCTTTCTTACCCAGCTATCTAGTTCAGTGTTGAGAATACTGGTAGATTATGAAAGTATGGTGTTAACTACTGCAGGCGATGGTATTCAACTTATACCTCTATCAGATACTCCAGCATCTCAATCAATTGCACATTCATCAATAGACAAGTTGATTTCAGGTATGTGGTCATGTTCTCATCATGGTTTGATTTACTTGAATGATGGTTGTCTATATGCTGTTGATTCCACGTTGAAGGGGGATAGTTGTCAGTTGGTTGATTCCTTAAAGGGGACGCTTACTGGATTGAAAAGATCTTTTGATCATCAGATCGTGGCCTGGTCTGCTGAGGGAGATGTAACCACATTCTTGCAAGGAGGCTTTCCTTCTTTAATTGCGTCTTTGGGTAACAGTGGAGAAGAGTTAACTGCTTTGGATATGTATAAAGGTAATTTGGTTCAGGCGACAAACCGAGGGGTTGTTTCCTTTTACAGGAAGTACTCGAATTCCTATGAGAAGATAGCCAGTTTCCAATCGCATCAGGCGATAGTCAAAAGCGTGattttcttccaagttAAGGGACTCTTGGCTGCTGCAAGTGGTGCCCAAGATGGAACTATTTCCGTTTTTATACAGCCAGAATCCAATGGATTGCTATGGGAGAGAGTAAAAATCCTTTCAGGCAAGGGGAAAGCTAGTGTCATAAAGCTCCTCTTTATTAATGGGTGTCTTCTTGCAGCTCTTTCAGACAAAACAATTGGTGTTTACCGAATTTCAAATCAAATGGTAGGTGGATTGATTGTTTCTAGTGAAATGTCCGTCCAATTGACTGCACTGCCATTGGATATCGGTATATATGAAAATCAGTTACTGGTATCCACAGACGGCAGACAACTAGTGAGTTTTAGCCTTCGAGGCTTCTTGTTATCAGAAACTCGGCAGTTTGCTGACGGTAACGGTCTTCCTATCCGTATTTCATGTTTCAGTATAAAGCATGGCTATTTATTGATAGGATCCTCCACCGGTGAAGTCCTTGTTTTTGATTACAAAAATGGCACCCTGTTGGCCGAGCAGTATGGAGATTCAAGGATCACCTCGATAATTTTGGATGATACTTGCAAACGGCTTATTACTGCAAGCGAAGACCGGTGCATTCAATTCTGGAAGTGCCGATATGACGTAGCAAGAGCTCCAATGACGCCGCATACCCTGCATGATGTTTTAACCGGACTTCACACTCCACTATCGTTAAAATCAACGCCATCACGCAATACCTATTCACCTCAGTCAAGCTCGGATTTTATAGGTTCAACTGTTTCTCAGCTAGAGCAGCTACAACATGGCATTGCTACAGGTAAAGTGAATGTCCAGAAGAACTCTAAAGCAATTTCAAATCTAGATGCAGAATTAAAGACCACTATAAACCTTCTTCAGGATCGAAGGAGAAGAGCCTTTGAcgataaagaaaatattATAGGATAA
- the PGK1 gene encoding phosphoglycerate kinase (BUSCO:EOG09342FQL), translating to MSLSNKLSVTDLDVAGKRVFIRVDFNVPLDGQTITNNQRIVAALPTIKYVLDKKPKVVVLASHLGRPNGERNSKFSLKPVSVELQKLLGQPVIFLDDCVGPEVEKAVKNAPEGAVVLLENLRYHSEEEGSKKTSAGKVKATPEAVEKFREQLTSLADVYVNDAFGTAHRAHSSMVGFKLPQRAAGFLMQKELTFFAKALENPVRPFLAILGGAKVSDKIQLIDNLLDKVDRLIIGGGMAYTFVKVINDAKIGKSLYDANGAKLVPKLVEKAKKNGVKIYLPVDFVTADSFSADAKTGYATLAEGVPEGWQGLDIGEKTIKEFSAAIAEAKTIVWNGPPGVFEFEKFATGTKALLSACVKSCEAGNTVIVGGGDTATVTKKFGGANKLSHVSTGGGASLELLEGKQLPGVVFLSDKN from the coding sequence ATGTCGTTATCTAACAAGCTTTCCGTCACCGACTTGGACGTCGCTGGTAAGAGAGTGTTCATCAGAGTCGACTTCAACGTCCCATTGGATGGTCAGACTATCACCAACAATCAGAGAATTGTTGCTGCTTTGCCAACTATCAAGTATGTTCTTGACAAGAAGCCAAAGGTTGTTGTTTTGGCCTCCCATTTGGGTAGACCAAATGGAGAGAGAAACTCGAAGTTCTCTTTGAAACCAGTTTCTGTTGAGTTGCAGAAGCTTTTAGGTCAGCCAGTCATCTTTTTGGATGACTGTGTTGGTCCAGAAGTTGAGAAGGCTGTCAAGAATGCTCCTGAAGGCGCCGTTGTCTTGTTGGAGAACTTGAGATACCACTCTGAGGAAGAGGGTTCAAAGAAAACTTCAGCTGGTAAGGTTAAGGCCACACCAGAGGCTGTCGAGAAGTTTAGAGAGCAATTGACTTCATTGGCTGACGTTTACGTTAATGATGCTTTCGGTACTGCCCACAGAGCTCATTCTTCTATGGTTGGCTTCAAGTTACCACAGAGAGCTGCCGGTTTCTTGATGCAGAAGGAGTTGACTTTCTTCGCCAAGGCTTTGGAGAATCCAGTCAGACCATTTTTGGCCATCTTGGGTGGTGCTAAGGTCAGTGACAAGATCCAGTTGATTGACAATTTGTTGGACAAGGTTGATAGATTGATCATTGGTGGTGGTATGGCTTACACTTTCGTCAAGGTTATTAATGATGCCAAGATTGGAAAGTCTTTGTACGATGCCAACGGAGCCAAGTTGGTTCCAAAGTTGGTCGAGAAGGCTAAGAAGAACGGTGTCAAGATCTACTTGCCTGTCGATTTCGTCACTGCCGACTCTTTCTCCGCTGATGCCAAGACTGGTTACGCTACTCTTGCTGAGGGTGTTCCAGAAGGCTGGCAGGGATTGGATATCGGTGAGAAGACCATTAAGGAATTCTCTGCCGCTATCGCTGAGGCCAAGACCATTGTTTGGAATGGTCCTCCAGGTGTCTTTGAGTTTGAGAAGTTTGCCACTGGTACCAAGGCTCTTTTGAGTGCTTGTGTCAAGTCTTGCGAGGCCGGTAACACTGTTATCGTTGGTGGTGGAGATACTGCTACAGTTACTAAAAAGTTCGGTGGTGCCAACAAGTTGTCCCACGTCTCTACTGGTGGTggtgcttctttggagtTGTTGGAGGGTAAGCAATTGCCAGGTGTTGTCTTCCTTTCCGACAAGAACTAA
- a CDS encoding uncharacterized protein (EggNog:ENOG41) has translation MTEGRPKFEHAPEVSFDEIDYRNHADLKAAQESMLKEQFVKVEMVKFVRKALENCFKVNGPNGYEECRNLADKYLDMLPECRAQGYLGYQRNDPKK, from the exons ATGACTG AAGGAAGACCTAAATTCGAGCACGCTCCTGAAGTTTCgtttgatgaaattgattaCAGAAACCATGCAGACTTGAAAGCTGCCCAGGAATCAATGCTAAAAGAGCAGTTTGTGAAAGTGGAGATGGTGAAATTTGTTAGAAAGGCGTTAGAGAATTGCTTCAAGGTAAATGGTCCTAATGGTTACGAGGAGTGCAGGAACTTGGCTGATAAATACTTGGACATGCTTCCTGAGTGCAGGGCACAGGGGTATTTAGGCTACCAGAGAAATGACCCCAAGAAATAA
- a CDS encoding uncharacterized protein (EggNog:ENOG41), producing the protein MKSPIALHNYLILSHRLNQISRYVSDWDETITAQDTIPLLFRWVPDDSPYKLSYFYKIYMDSYQDYITRQLPSKPYRARDSIANEIAYQKDMKAVELSSFEACIRLDIFRGLTKQQLESLYTDVCVKPGFPEFYSKLICRKELQFGILSVNWSSLFIKKYFKETFGSEVLVSANELSFDSNICTGKSAVDSVNSIRTGYDKLVQIKLKNDHLGRGKFVYIGDSSTDVLALIYSDLGIIMKGGSAAKQLRQMGFRVADINSDVLDNDADSIKFVQIDDWFDILYMMEPKFLNQ; encoded by the coding sequence ATGAAATCGCCAATTGCCCTTCATAACTATCTGATTCTGTCTCACAGACTCAACCAGATTTCTAGGTATGTCTCCGATTGGGATGAAACCATCACTGCTCAGGATACTATTCCTCTACTCTTCAGATGGGTGCCCGATGACTCTCCTTACAAGTTGAGTTACTTCTACAAAATCTACATGGATTCCTATCAAGATTATATTACGAGGCAACTCCCATCGAAGCCGTATCGGGCTCGTGACTCCATTGCGAATGAGATAGCTTATCAGAAGGATATGAAAGCAGTGGAGCTCAGTTCCTTTGAGGCCTGTATTAGATTAGACATTTTTAGAGGATTAACCAAACAACAGTTGGAATCTCTATACACTGATGTTTGTGTGAAGCCGGGTTTTCCTGAGTTCTATAGTAAACTTATCTGTAGGAAAGAGTTACAATTTGGGATCCTCAGTGTCAACTGGAGTTCGTTGTTTATCAAAAAATACTTCAAGGAGACATTCGGTAGTGAAGTTCTGGTATCAGCCAACGAGTTATCATTTGACTCTAATATTTGCACAGGAAAATCAGCAGTTGATTCTGTCAACAGTATACGAACTGGATATGATAAACTAGTTCAAATTAAACTGAAGAATGATCACCTGGGAAGGGGTAAGTTTGTCTACATTGGTGATTCCTCAACCGATGTCTTGGCATTGATATACAGCGATTTGGGAATCATCATGAAAGGCGGGTCTGCTGCTAAGCAGTTGAGACAGATGGGATTCAGAGTAGCAGATATCAACTCGGATGTCTTGGACAACGACGCAGATAGCATCAAATTTGTACAGATAGACGACTGGTTCGACATCCTCTACATGATGGAACCAAAGTTCCTAAATCAGTAG
- a CDS encoding uncharacterized protein (CAZy:GT71): protein MFNMRKLRFGTRRTKVVANVLVLIAILLILGAAFSSKTFGLPPEIIGVNDDATDKSNNNAADQMLPGNDEDEIKQLTEERIKADKLVEINKNEYNDPTGERLKMAKDYYQKIFKIFRKGEPKCKIVQRKSSAGAETVGVESIDNSPVLTKEYLASFIDLSKDQRKELTKSHELMVKSLPDSYPEGLYKGNGIVYVGGGAFNWYALLSIQHLRRLGCTLPIEVIIPEIDEYETDLCQRLFPTYGAHCIFLPKVLDNDVRSDFLFKGYQYKSLALLVSSFENVLMLDADNIPTTNPEIIFKAEPFNSTGLVVWPDFWKRTTSPDFYSIAGIKLNEKSRTSKGYARYGKYEKPNCPEGKVLLHQLKGAIPDPSSESGQLLISKKEHTKDILMALYYNLYGPNYFYPLFSQGAAGEGDKETFIAGAHVLNRPYYQVRQLVSPIGMYKNGKFRGVAMRQADPMADYQLGIKYKDSVEPVKEEPKMMFMHVNFPKLDPIKLKVEEFVFDAETKKRNRFFGDDFARKLGYDFELAQYQNMKIFACDPDVQFEYFRKKNISQKELCDEVMSQLEYLESTTDVAE from the coding sequence ATGTTCAATATGCGTAAGTTACGCTTTGGCACTCGACGCACCAAGGTGGTAGCCAACGTGTTAGTTCTTATTGCTATACTACTTATATTAGGTGCTGCTTTTTCAAGTAAAACCTTTGGTTTACCACCGGAAATTATCGGTGTGAATGACGATGCTACAGATAAATCTAACAACAATGCTGCTGACCAGATGTTGCCCGGTAACGACGAGGACGAAATAAAGCAGCTTACTGAAGAACGGATAAAGGCTGATAAACTGGTTGAAATTAACAAAAACGAATACAACGACCCCACAGGGGAGAGGCTAAAGATGGCCAAAGATTACTACCAgaaaatcttcaagatcttccGTAAAGGAGAGCCAAAATGCAAGATTGTTCAGCGTAAAAGTTCGGCTGGAGCAGAGACCGTTGGTGTAGAGAGCATTGACAATTCTCCTGTGCTCACCAAGGAGTATCTTGCCTCTTTCATTGATCTTAGTAAGGACCAGCGGAAAGAATTGACAAAATCGCACGAACTCATGGTGAAGAGCCTTCCTGATAGCTATCCAGAAGGATTATATAAGGGTAATGGTATCGTCTATGTTGGAGGAGGTGCTTTCAATTGGTACGCACTATTGTCCATTCAACACCTCCGTAGACTAGGTTGCACTTTACCCATTGAGGTTATCATCCCTGAAATTGATGAGTACGAGACGGACCTCTGCCAAAGACTCTTTCCAACCTATGGAGCACACTGCATCTTCCTTCCAAAGGTACTCGACAATGACGTTCGGTCGGACTTCTTATTCAAAGGATATCAATACAAGTCGTTGGCACTACTTGTCTCATCTTTTGAGAATGTTCTTATGTTGGATGCAGACAACATTCCTACCACAAATCCTGAAATTATTTTCAAGGCCGAGCCTTTCAACTCAACGGGCTTGGTGGTTTGGCCTGATTTCTGGAAAAGAACAACTTCTCCCGACTTCTACAGTATTGCTGGCATCAAATTGAACGAGAAATCCCGTACCTCGAAAGGTTATGCTAGATATGGTAAATATGAAAAGCCCAACTGTCCTGAAGGTAAGGTGTTACTCCATCAATTGAAAGGCGCCATTCCGGATCCTTCAAGTGAATCTGGACAGCTTCTTatctccaagaaagagcatACAAAAGATATTTTGATGGCCCTTTACTACAATTTGTACGGACCCAACTACTTCTACCCATTATTTTCGCAGGGTGCAGCTGGTGAAGGTGATAAAGAAACTTTTATTGCTGGAGCTCACGTCTTGAATCGTCCTTACTATCAAGTGAGACAACTTGTCTCACCCATCGGAATGTACAAGAACGGTAAGTTTAGAGGCGTGGCCATGAGACAGGCCGACCCTATGGCGGACTATCAACTTGGTATCAAATACAAAGACTCTGTGGAACCAGTTAAAGAGGAGCCTAAGATGATGTTCATGCACGTGAACTTCCCTAAATTGGATCCAATTAAGCTGAAAGTAGAGGAATTTGTTTTTGATGCTGAGaccaagaaaagaaatagGTTCTTTGGAGACGACTTTGCTCGTAAGCTTGGCTACGATTTTGAGCTTGCACAGTACCAAAACATGAAGATTTTCGCCTGCGACCCCGACGTTCAGTTCGAATATTTCCGGAAGAAAAACATTAGCCAGAAGGAACTCTGTGACGAGGTTATGTCTCAACTCGAATACTTAGAAAGCACCACTGATGTGGCGGAGTAG